One window of Hymenobacter sp. BRD128 genomic DNA carries:
- a CDS encoding phosphatidylcholine/phosphatidylserine synthase translates to MKRHIPNAVTCLNLLCGCLALTFIFRGELVMGAYLVGVAAVADFFDGLLARALRVSSPIGKDLDSLADMVSFGVVPGAIMFKLLSQAVAPRPEESDFVLPSLWVLAPCLGFIITIFSALRLAKFNNDTRQTTSFIGLPTPACTLVVASLPLILANDQFGLENIMLRPWLLLGLTILLSSLLVAELPLFALKFKNLKWLGNRRRFIFVALALVLVLTLRAAGIPLAVLLYVLLSVPGRVRSREGLEPSPPAPQ, encoded by the coding sequence TTGAAAAGACATATCCCCAACGCCGTTACCTGCCTCAACCTGCTGTGCGGGTGCCTTGCGCTCACGTTCATCTTCCGGGGCGAGCTGGTGATGGGCGCCTACCTGGTGGGCGTGGCCGCCGTGGCCGACTTTTTCGACGGGCTGCTGGCGCGGGCGTTGCGCGTGTCTTCACCCATCGGCAAAGACCTTGACTCGCTGGCTGATATGGTGTCGTTTGGGGTGGTGCCAGGAGCGATAATGTTTAAATTACTTAGCCAAGCCGTCGCACCTAGGCCTGAAGAATCGGATTTTGTACTGCCTAGCCTGTGGGTTCTCGCGCCTTGTTTGGGCTTCATCATCACTATCTTCTCCGCACTACGCTTAGCCAAGTTTAATAACGATACCCGGCAGACTACTTCCTTTATTGGCCTGCCTACACCGGCCTGCACGCTGGTCGTAGCATCATTGCCGCTTATTTTGGCTAACGACCAATTTGGATTAGAAAATATAATGCTGAGGCCCTGGTTATTGCTAGGTCTCACAATCCTTCTTTCCAGCTTATTAGTGGCCGAATTGCCCCTTTTCGCCCTCAAATTCAAGAACCTGAAGTGGCTAGGCAACCGGCGGCGGTTCATTTTTGTGGCCCTAGCGCTGGTGCTGGTACTCACGCTGCGGGCGGCGGGAATTCCGCTGGCGGTGCTGCTGTATGTGCTGCTGTCGGTGCCGGGCCGGGTGCGCAGCCGTGAGGGCCTGGAGCCCAGCCCCCCGGCGCCGCAATAA
- the porU gene encoding type IX secretion system sortase PorU, with product MRNLFSMLLLGVLASFVLPARAQGSSAQTVPVTLSWTTYASLRNPAADPDAEPRRVPSFQGAYHGPNQVIGTYTLRLPGTVASGELRDAVYEAFPAADVKLLGNIVLPAAPAVQVRTGLEARRPYSYVLVQPVRRNPQTGQAERLLSFTYAYQTAASPAATARTAARGHLDTSVLSSGDWYKIGVPRSGVYKLDQTALKNLGLPVASLDPRRIQLYGNAMGLLPQANSAPRPDDLAENTILFVGNNDGVFDANEYFLFYAKGPHTWRASQPARAAALAQPGLYGLLGEGGRFKHLNNFFSDTAYYFVRVGPANGRRIATAAAPSRAATGAAITTFLDRRFYEHDLVNVLRSGRRWLGESFTNSTNPSRDFTFSADGYPALTDLVAGDTLRLTVAVASTALQNSTFTASLSGVQLGTQSLPGLPTGSFNSVAVNDFRTFTTLTPTGLTDPKVTLAFSSFDPTGTGYLDYLELVVKRQLRLSGSYLEFNSLNYQRGAGTVGTFTLANASGAQVWDVTNPRRPLGQALDASGNFLAYTDSLREFVAVQPTGTFDAPRLFGKIANQNLHAFNKDGKLDLVIVTYPPFRAQAERLAQHRRDYNGLQVAVATTQEVYNEFSSGGQDGTAIRDLMKQVYDRNPDPTSRRNYLLLFGDASYDYKASPYNDAAQEPAWWASRRPFTTSNNPDAANQNFVPTYESRESFLPVQQYTGRNNIEGESSYSSEDYYGLLDDSEGEWLETYNATFEATDIGIGRLPVRTIVGQRTDDSQARQVVDKLIAYDAPASFGKWRNYVTLTADDTDVEKTNEFAVESETIFAPTIKQAEPAYNLRKDYLDLFPQVSLAAGQRSPAATAAIDESIEQGSLMVGYTGHGSPNYLADEQLITRASLLALHNQNRLTFFVTGTCDLSTYDNPDLTSAGELVLTDNATGGAVGLFTTTRVVYSTFNTQVVNNFYTQVLARNAAGALPYLGFAASTAKNQSPGGDINNRNYTLLADPTTRLAYPSQRVVLDSINGRRVQAGVASTDTLQALQALGQVRLSGHIENAGVLNTTFGGTADITIFDKPVTVTTLGDMGSARVPVQTQENVIYGGQATVRAGRFSVKFVVPKDIAYNVGAGKISLYAQDMVNKVDAQGYQPALVGGASRRAPSDTTPPVVQLFMTDETFVSGGITGLSPLLIAHLTDKSGINTSSAGIGHDITATLDNDPTKVVTVNESYTADVDNFMSGRVRYLYKDLAPGPHTIRLKAWDTYNNSAEGTIDFIAEQSAQLALDHVLNYPNPFSNITTFHFDQSRPGVELDVQVQIFTVAGRLVKTLRATIPVSTSHVPSTLQDPSLTWNGRDDYNDQLARGVYVYRVSVRTPDGQAATKFEKLVLLN from the coding sequence ATGCGAAACCTTTTCTCGATGCTGCTGCTGGGGGTGCTGGCTAGCTTCGTGCTGCCCGCCCGCGCCCAGGGCAGCAGCGCGCAAACGGTGCCCGTAACCCTCAGTTGGACTACCTACGCCAGCCTGCGCAACCCCGCCGCCGACCCCGATGCGGAGCCGCGCCGGGTGCCCAGCTTCCAAGGCGCCTACCACGGCCCCAACCAGGTAATCGGCACCTACACCCTGCGCCTGCCCGGCACCGTAGCCAGCGGCGAGCTGCGCGATGCCGTGTACGAAGCCTTCCCGGCGGCCGACGTTAAGCTTCTGGGGAATATTGTCTTGCCGGCCGCGCCGGCCGTGCAGGTGCGCACCGGCCTCGAAGCGCGGCGGCCCTATTCCTACGTACTCGTGCAGCCGGTGCGCCGCAACCCGCAGACCGGCCAGGCCGAGCGCCTGCTATCGTTCACCTACGCCTACCAAACGGCGGCCAGTCCGGCCGCCACCGCCCGCACCGCCGCCCGCGGCCACCTCGATACGTCGGTGCTGAGCAGCGGCGACTGGTATAAAATCGGCGTGCCGCGCAGCGGCGTGTATAAGCTCGACCAGACGGCCCTCAAAAATCTAGGCTTACCGGTGGCTAGCCTCGACCCACGCCGCATTCAGCTCTACGGCAACGCGATGGGGCTGCTGCCCCAGGCCAACTCGGCCCCGCGCCCCGACGACCTGGCGGAGAATACTATCCTTTTCGTGGGCAATAACGACGGAGTTTTCGACGCCAACGAGTACTTCTTGTTTTATGCCAAAGGGCCGCACACCTGGCGGGCCAGCCAGCCGGCGCGGGCGGCGGCCCTGGCGCAGCCGGGCCTGTATGGGCTGCTGGGCGAAGGCGGGCGCTTTAAGCACCTCAACAATTTTTTTTCTGATACAGCCTATTATTTCGTGCGGGTAGGCCCTGCCAACGGGCGGCGCATTGCCACGGCGGCGGCCCCTAGCCGGGCGGCCACGGGCGCGGCCATTACCACGTTTCTGGACCGTCGCTTCTACGAGCACGACCTCGTGAACGTGCTGCGCTCGGGCCGGCGCTGGCTGGGCGAGTCGTTTACAAACAGTACTAACCCCTCGCGCGACTTCACTTTCAGTGCCGATGGCTACCCGGCGCTAACCGACCTGGTAGCCGGCGACACCCTGCGCCTGACCGTGGCCGTGGCCAGCACGGCCCTGCAAAACAGTACTTTTACGGCATCGCTGAGCGGCGTGCAGCTGGGTACGCAGTCGCTGCCAGGCCTGCCCACGGGCTCGTTTAATTCGGTGGCGGTCAATGATTTTCGCACTTTTACTACCCTTACCCCGACTGGCCTCACCGACCCGAAGGTGACGCTAGCCTTCTCTTCTTTCGACCCCACCGGCACTGGCTATCTCGACTACCTGGAGCTGGTGGTGAAGCGCCAGCTGCGACTCAGCGGCTCGTACCTCGAATTTAATTCTCTAAACTACCAGCGCGGGGCGGGCACGGTGGGCACCTTCACCCTAGCCAACGCCAGTGGCGCGCAAGTATGGGACGTGACTAACCCACGCCGCCCGCTAGGCCAAGCCCTCGATGCCAGCGGCAACTTCTTGGCTTACACCGACTCGCTACGCGAGTTTGTGGCCGTGCAGCCTACCGGCACCTTCGACGCACCCCGGCTTTTTGGCAAAATCGCCAACCAGAACCTGCACGCTTTTAACAAAGACGGCAAGCTCGATTTGGTGATTGTGACCTACCCGCCCTTCCGGGCCCAGGCCGAGCGGCTGGCCCAGCACCGCCGCGACTACAACGGCCTGCAAGTGGCCGTGGCCACGACCCAGGAGGTGTACAACGAATTCAGCTCGGGCGGGCAGGATGGCACGGCCATCCGCGACCTGATGAAGCAGGTGTACGACCGCAACCCCGACCCCACCAGCCGCCGCAACTACCTGCTGCTCTTCGGCGATGCCTCGTATGACTACAAGGCGTCGCCCTACAACGATGCCGCCCAGGAACCCGCGTGGTGGGCTAGCCGCCGACCCTTCACGACCAGCAACAATCCCGACGCGGCCAACCAGAACTTCGTGCCTACTTACGAGTCGCGCGAGTCGTTTTTGCCGGTGCAGCAGTATACCGGGCGCAACAATATCGAAGGCGAAAGCAGCTATTCCTCAGAGGATTACTATGGCCTGCTCGACGACAGCGAGGGCGAATGGCTCGAAACTTACAACGCCACGTTTGAGGCTACCGACATCGGCATTGGGCGCCTGCCGGTGCGCACCATCGTGGGGCAGCGCACCGACGACAGCCAGGCCCGGCAGGTGGTTGATAAACTGATTGCCTACGACGCGCCGGCTAGCTTCGGCAAGTGGCGCAACTACGTCACGCTCACCGCCGACGACACCGACGTGGAGAAAACCAACGAGTTTGCCGTAGAATCGGAAACGATTTTCGCCCCCACTATCAAGCAGGCCGAGCCGGCCTACAACCTGCGTAAAGACTACCTCGACTTGTTTCCGCAGGTGAGCCTGGCGGCCGGGCAGCGCTCGCCGGCCGCCACGGCTGCCATCGACGAGTCCATCGAGCAGGGCTCGCTCATGGTGGGCTACACCGGCCACGGCAGTCCAAATTATCTGGCTGATGAGCAGCTTATTACCCGGGCCTCGCTGCTGGCGCTCCACAACCAGAACCGGCTCACATTCTTCGTGACCGGCACCTGCGACCTGAGCACGTATGATAACCCCGACCTAACCTCGGCCGGCGAGCTGGTGCTGACCGACAATGCCACTGGTGGCGCGGTGGGCCTGTTTACGACCACGCGCGTAGTGTACTCTACCTTCAACACTCAGGTAGTAAACAACTTCTACACCCAAGTGCTGGCCCGCAACGCGGCCGGCGCGCTGCCCTACCTAGGCTTTGCGGCCAGCACCGCCAAGAACCAATCGCCGGGCGGCGACATCAATAACCGCAACTATACTCTGCTGGCCGACCCTACCACGCGGCTCGCCTACCCTAGCCAGCGCGTGGTGCTCGACTCTATTAACGGCCGCCGGGTGCAGGCGGGCGTGGCCAGCACCGATACCTTGCAGGCGCTCCAGGCGCTGGGCCAGGTGCGGCTGAGCGGCCACATCGAAAACGCTGGCGTGCTGAATACCACCTTCGGCGGCACGGCCGACATCACGATTTTCGACAAGCCCGTGACCGTAACGACCCTCGGCGACATGGGCTCGGCGAGAGTGCCGGTCCAGACGCAGGAAAACGTTATTTACGGCGGGCAGGCTACGGTGCGCGCGGGTCGCTTCTCGGTCAAGTTTGTGGTGCCCAAGGACATTGCCTATAATGTGGGGGCGGGCAAAATCAGCCTCTACGCCCAGGATATGGTCAACAAGGTCGATGCCCAGGGCTACCAGCCGGCCCTGGTGGGCGGGGCCTCGCGCCGGGCCCCTAGCGACACTACCCCGCCGGTGGTGCAGCTCTTTATGACCGACGAAACGTTCGTGTCGGGCGGCATCACGGGGCTGAGCCCGCTGCTCATTGCCCACCTCACCGACAAGTCGGGCATTAATACGTCGAGCGCCGGCATCGGGCACGACATCACGGCCACGCTCGACAACGACCCGACCAAGGTCGTAACCGTAAATGAATCATACACGGCTGACGTTGACAATTTTATGTCGGGCCGCGTGCGCTACCTCTACAAAGACCTGGCGCCCGGCCCGCACACAATTCGCTTAAAAGCGTGGGACACCTACAATAATTCGGCGGAAGGAACGATTGACTTTATTGCGGAGCAATCGGCTCAGCTAGCCCTCGACCACGTACTGAACTATCCTAATCCGTTCAGTAACATCACCACGTTTCATTTTGACCAGTCGCGGCCGGGCGTGGAGCTCGACGTGCAGGTGCAGATTTTTACGGTGGCGGGCCGCCTAGTAAAAACGTTGCGCGCCACAATCCCGGTGAGCACCAGCCACGTACCTAGCACGCTGCAAGACCCTTCGCTGACCTGGAATGGCCGCGACGACTACAACGACCAGCTGGCGCGGGGCGTGTACGTGTACCGCGTGAGTGTGCGCACTCCCGACGGCCAGGCCGCCACCAAGTTTGAGAAGCTAGTTTTGTTGAATTAA
- the porV gene encoding type IX secretion system outer membrane channel protein PorV translates to MTFLRTLGAASALLALAAPAALAQVANSQTHTITTAVPILTLSPDARGAALGDAGVATSPDANGAFYNPGKLGFVDYKYAVSPSYSPWLRQITDDMSLSYLSGYGKVGERGAIGASLMYFSLGQIDYRDGSNLPNGSFNPKEYAFTVSYGQKLGEAFGVGISARYVRSNLVGNYSGNDAQAGNSFAADLGLYYTKDATIGTGVYNLAFGAAITNIGNKMVYGDPTNASFLPTQLRLGTALTREIDTYNKITLVFDATKLLVPSPYYEDPYNAQDITQVNRVTQTNKERQQQGIVSGIFNSFSDAPSGFKGELQEINLHGGLEYWYNNTIAARVGYFYENPHTGDRQYLSFGLGAKLSVFGVDGTYLVPNSQANPLAQTIRVSLHFNLNKLADAFDEKGAGGTQGTLPN, encoded by the coding sequence ATGACCTTTCTTCGTACGCTAGGCGCAGCGTCGGCCCTGCTAGCACTAGCTGCCCCGGCTGCCCTAGCCCAGGTAGCCAACTCCCAAACGCATACCATTACCACGGCGGTACCCATTCTCACGCTCAGCCCCGATGCCCGGGGCGCGGCGCTCGGTGATGCCGGGGTGGCTACCTCGCCCGATGCCAACGGAGCTTTCTACAACCCTGGTAAGCTGGGCTTTGTAGATTATAAATACGCTGTTTCGCCCTCTTACTCGCCCTGGCTGCGTCAGATAACCGACGACATGAGCCTGAGCTACCTCTCGGGCTACGGCAAGGTGGGCGAGCGCGGGGCCATCGGGGCTTCACTGATGTATTTCAGCCTGGGCCAGATTGACTACCGCGACGGCAGCAACCTGCCCAATGGCTCGTTCAACCCCAAGGAGTATGCCTTTACGGTGTCGTATGGCCAGAAGCTGGGCGAGGCGTTTGGCGTGGGCATCTCGGCCCGCTACGTGCGCTCAAACCTGGTGGGCAACTACTCCGGCAACGACGCGCAGGCTGGTAATTCTTTCGCCGCCGACCTGGGTTTATACTACACCAAGGACGCCACCATCGGCACGGGCGTGTACAACCTGGCCTTCGGCGCCGCCATCACCAATATCGGCAACAAGATGGTGTATGGCGACCCTACCAACGCCAGCTTCCTGCCCACCCAGCTACGCCTGGGCACGGCCCTGACCCGCGAAATCGACACCTACAATAAGATTACGCTGGTTTTCGACGCGACCAAGCTGCTCGTGCCTTCGCCCTACTACGAGGACCCTTATAATGCTCAAGACATTACGCAGGTAAATCGAGTGACTCAAACCAATAAGGAGCGCCAGCAGCAGGGCATTGTGTCGGGTATTTTCAACTCGTTCAGCGATGCACCGAGCGGCTTTAAAGGTGAGTTGCAGGAAATTAACCTCCACGGTGGCCTCGAATACTGGTACAATAATACCATCGCGGCGCGCGTGGGCTACTTCTACGAGAACCCGCATACCGGCGACCGTCAGTACCTGAGCTTTGGACTGGGCGCCAAGCTCTCGGTGTTTGGCGTAGATGGCACCTACCTGGTGCCCAACTCGCAGGCTAATCCGCTGGCCCAGACCATCCGGGTATCGTTGCACTTCAACCTGAACAAGCTAGCCGATGCCTTCGACGAGAAGGGCGCCGGCGGCACCCAGGGCACGCTACCGAATTAA
- a CDS encoding pitrilysin family protein, with translation MLNRLQPPPTFPLTQLVLPTPTVSHLPNGARLHLLAHHAQPVLRLQVVLPAGKRQEPQPGLAQLAARMLTEGTATHSAREIADTVAFYGASLDCEAGPDRATFTLYCLARHLPALLPLVQEVLASPSFPETELRQMQQRIGQNMRVERQKTSFRASEEMNRQLFGENSAYGRPFDDASFNQLTAAELRAFHATAYAPAGAEIFLSGDVAASAAEVAAALGAWQPAAASLAVAGAPAASPAAAPASLVTVPVEGSIQASLRVGRRWPALTEAQTPELLLLVKVLGGYFGSRLMRNIREDKGFTYGIHASVVAREQAASLVIGTDVNGEQADATRQEIAYELTRLQTEPLGSDELETVKNFTIGKLLGETATVFEQADRYRYVVLHGLRPDYYAELVRRTQAATAAELQALARTYLSPADMLTVVAGGAVPQPA, from the coding sequence GTGCTCAACCGCCTTCAGCCCCCGCCCACTTTTCCGCTTACCCAGCTTGTGCTGCCCACGCCCACGGTCAGCCACCTGCCCAACGGCGCCCGCCTGCACCTACTGGCCCACCATGCCCAGCCCGTGCTGCGCCTGCAAGTGGTGCTGCCCGCCGGCAAGCGCCAGGAGCCGCAGCCGGGCCTGGCGCAGCTAGCCGCCCGCATGCTTACCGAGGGTACCGCCACGCACTCGGCCCGCGAAATTGCCGATACGGTGGCCTTTTACGGCGCCTCGCTCGACTGCGAGGCCGGCCCCGACCGCGCCACTTTCACGCTCTACTGCCTGGCCCGCCACCTGCCCGCGCTGCTGCCGCTGGTGCAGGAAGTGCTGGCTAGCCCCAGCTTTCCCGAAACCGAGCTGCGCCAGATGCAGCAGCGCATCGGCCAGAATATGCGCGTGGAGCGCCAGAAAACCAGCTTCCGGGCCAGCGAAGAAATGAACCGCCAGCTTTTTGGCGAAAACTCGGCCTACGGCCGGCCCTTCGATGACGCCTCGTTCAACCAACTCACGGCCGCCGAGCTGCGCGCCTTTCACGCCACGGCTTACGCGCCGGCCGGCGCCGAGATTTTTCTGAGCGGCGACGTGGCTGCCAGCGCCGCCGAGGTAGCCGCCGCGCTGGGCGCGTGGCAACCGGCCGCCGCTAGCCTAGCGGTGGCGGGGGCTCCGGCCGCTAGCCCGGCCGCCGCGCCGGCTAGCCTGGTTACGGTGCCGGTCGAGGGCAGCATTCAGGCTTCGCTACGGGTGGGGCGGCGCTGGCCGGCCCTCACCGAGGCCCAAACGCCCGAACTGCTGCTGCTGGTGAAGGTGCTGGGCGGCTACTTCGGCTCGCGCCTGATGCGCAACATCCGGGAAGACAAGGGCTTTACTTACGGCATTCATGCCAGCGTGGTGGCTCGCGAGCAGGCGGCTTCGCTGGTTATTGGCACCGATGTGAACGGCGAGCAGGCCGACGCCACCCGCCAGGAAATCGCCTACGAGCTGACCCGCCTCCAAACTGAGCCGCTGGGCAGCGATGAGCTCGAAACCGTGAAAAATTTTACCATCGGCAAGCTGCTGGGCGAAACTGCCACCGTGTTTGAGCAGGCCGACCGCTACCGCTACGTGGTGCTGCACGGCCTGCGCCCCGACTACTACGCCGAGTTGGTGCGCCGCACCCAGGCCGCCACCGCCGCAGAGCTGCAAGCGCTGGCCCGCACTTACCTAAGCCCCGCCGATATGCTGACCGTGGTGGCGGGCGGCGCGGTGCCGCAGCCTGCCTAG
- a CDS encoding glycosyltransferase family protein has translation MTILYGVPGEGLGHATRSKVLIAWLLAQGHEVRVVSSSRAFTLLDKTFPGRVLEIKGFHLAYKKLTVSKSRTLGLTLRTAPEALQTNFWQYRQLLHGFRPEVVISDFESFSYFFAKFLRVPVISIDNMQIISRARLDVTIPSAEREHYDLARYLVRAKLPRARHYLITTFFELPLRPRYAERTTLVPSIIRPEIQASQPTRGDYVLVYQSATTQADLTDILQQMPEQEFRVYGFNKDEAHGNVLLRSFSEAGFIAELAGCRAVLTNGGFSLISEAVYLHKPVCAVPIPAQFEQWLNAAEIEKRGYGRHFEAITPENVQAFLAGLPQFEAALASYQQAGNEVLFARLAELLAEV, from the coding sequence ATGACCATTCTCTACGGCGTGCCGGGCGAGGGCCTCGGCCACGCCACGCGCAGCAAAGTTCTCATTGCCTGGCTCTTGGCGCAGGGCCACGAGGTGCGCGTGGTGAGCAGCTCGCGGGCCTTTACCTTGCTCGATAAGACGTTTCCGGGTCGGGTGCTCGAAATCAAAGGCTTTCACCTGGCCTATAAAAAGCTCACGGTGTCGAAGTCGCGCACGCTGGGCCTCACGCTGCGCACGGCGCCCGAGGCGCTGCAAACCAACTTCTGGCAATACCGGCAGCTGCTGCACGGTTTCCGGCCCGAGGTGGTGATTTCCGATTTTGAGTCATTCAGCTACTTTTTTGCCAAGTTCTTACGGGTGCCGGTTATCAGCATTGATAACATGCAGATTATCAGCCGCGCCCGCCTCGATGTAACTATACCGAGTGCCGAGCGCGAGCACTACGACCTGGCCCGCTACCTGGTGCGAGCCAAGCTGCCGCGCGCCCGGCACTACCTCATTACCACATTTTTTGAGCTGCCGCTGCGCCCGCGCTACGCCGAGCGCACCACGCTGGTGCCCAGTATTATCCGGCCCGAAATTCAGGCTAGCCAGCCTACCAGGGGCGACTACGTGCTGGTGTACCAGTCGGCCACTACGCAAGCCGATTTGACTGACATCTTGCAGCAAATGCCGGAACAGGAATTCCGGGTCTACGGCTTCAATAAAGATGAGGCGCACGGCAACGTGCTGCTGCGGTCCTTCTCCGAGGCGGGCTTTATCGCCGAGCTGGCAGGCTGCCGGGCGGTGCTCACCAACGGCGGCTTTTCGCTGATTTCGGAGGCAGTGTACCTGCACAAGCCAGTGTGCGCGGTGCCTATTCCGGCCCAGTTTGAGCAGTGGCTGAACGCGGCCGAGATTGAAAAGCGCGGCTACGGCCGGCATTTTGAGGCCATTACGCCGGAAAATGTGCAGGCTTTTCTGG